Proteins co-encoded in one Bacillus kexueae genomic window:
- the rnr gene encoding ribonuclease R, with product MNQQKMEQILSFMREETYKPLTVQELEEALHIEDAEEFKELVITLNQMEEEGQIVRTRSNRYGLPEKMNLLRGTVVGHARGFAFVEPSEPGFDDVFIPPGELNNAMHGDTVLVRLSSKTSGARQEGTVIRILERGVVEIVGTYTESKNFGFVVPDDKKIANDIFIPKNAKNGAVEGHKVIVRLTSYPEGRMSAEGEVVQILGHKNDPGVDILSIIHSHGLPQAFPEEVLKQANETPDTIDEKEIENRRDLRDEVIVTIDGADAKDLDDAVGVKKLENGNYKLGVHIADVSFYVQEGSAIDQEAFERGTSVYLVDRVIPMIPHRLSNGICSLNPKVDRLTLSCEMEVDKNGQVVHHEIFQSVIKTTERMTYSDVNKILVDQDEELRSKYEPLVPMFEQMAELAQILRTKRMDRGAIDFDFKEAKVLVDEEGKPYDVALRERSVAERLIEEFMLLANETVAEHFHWMNVPFIYRIHEDPKEEKLRRFLEFITNFGYVVRGTGNQIHPRALQSILEEVQGQPEEMVISTVMLRSMQQAKYHPESLGHFGLSTEFYTHFTSPIRRYPDLIVHRLIRTYLIEGQLDDKTQAKWGAQLHDIAEHSSKMERRAVDAERETDELKKAEFMLNKIGEEFDGIISSVTNFGIFVELPNTIEGLVHVSYMTDDYYRYDERHYAMIGERTGNVYRIGDEITVRVVNVDKDERSIDFEIVGMKGTRRKPIKKDAPKVIKNGKKRSKEEEWSTRPPKKEKKKKKKKKFYENVPKSKKSRKKRR from the coding sequence ACGCACGTGGTTTTGCGTTTGTTGAGCCGAGTGAACCTGGGTTTGATGATGTGTTTATTCCACCTGGTGAGTTAAACAATGCGATGCATGGGGACACCGTGCTCGTACGATTAAGCTCAAAGACAAGTGGTGCGAGACAAGAAGGTACGGTTATTCGGATATTAGAGCGCGGAGTAGTGGAAATCGTCGGAACGTACACAGAAAGCAAAAATTTTGGTTTTGTCGTACCCGATGATAAAAAGATTGCCAATGATATTTTTATTCCAAAAAACGCTAAAAATGGAGCGGTAGAAGGACATAAAGTGATTGTACGGCTCACTTCCTACCCAGAAGGTCGCATGAGTGCAGAAGGGGAAGTCGTCCAAATTCTCGGTCATAAAAATGATCCAGGAGTGGATATTTTATCAATCATTCATAGCCATGGATTACCGCAAGCTTTTCCAGAGGAAGTGCTAAAGCAAGCGAACGAAACTCCTGACACAATTGATGAGAAGGAGATAGAAAACCGTCGTGATTTACGTGATGAAGTCATTGTAACTATTGACGGAGCCGATGCAAAAGATTTAGACGATGCAGTTGGCGTAAAAAAACTTGAAAATGGCAACTACAAGCTAGGTGTACATATTGCAGACGTAAGTTTCTATGTACAAGAAGGAAGCGCCATTGATCAAGAAGCTTTTGAAAGAGGTACGAGTGTATACCTTGTCGATCGTGTGATTCCAATGATTCCGCACCGTCTTTCAAACGGCATCTGTTCTTTAAATCCAAAAGTAGATCGCCTCACGTTGTCTTGTGAAATGGAAGTGGACAAAAACGGTCAAGTCGTTCACCACGAAATCTTTCAAAGTGTCATCAAAACAACGGAGCGGATGACGTATTCAGATGTTAACAAAATATTAGTTGATCAAGATGAGGAATTACGTTCTAAATATGAACCGCTTGTGCCGATGTTTGAACAGATGGCAGAATTAGCACAAATTTTACGAACGAAACGGATGGACCGAGGAGCCATTGATTTTGACTTTAAAGAAGCAAAAGTGTTAGTTGATGAAGAAGGCAAGCCTTATGATGTAGCGTTAAGAGAGCGCTCCGTTGCCGAACGATTGATTGAAGAGTTTATGTTATTAGCGAATGAAACAGTAGCGGAACATTTCCACTGGATGAATGTACCGTTTATTTATCGAATTCATGAAGACCCGAAAGAAGAAAAGCTTCGTCGCTTCTTAGAATTTATTACGAACTTCGGATATGTTGTTCGCGGAACGGGTAATCAAATTCATCCTCGAGCGCTGCAATCGATTTTAGAAGAAGTACAGGGGCAACCGGAAGAAATGGTGATTTCAACGGTGATGCTTCGCTCGATGCAGCAAGCAAAATATCATCCGGAAAGCTTAGGCCACTTTGGTTTATCAACAGAGTTTTATACCCACTTTACATCTCCAATTCGCCGATATCCAGATTTAATTGTTCATCGATTAATTCGTACGTATTTAATTGAGGGGCAATTAGATGATAAGACGCAAGCGAAGTGGGGCGCACAACTTCACGACATCGCTGAACACTCATCCAAAATGGAGCGCCGAGCAGTTGATGCAGAGCGGGAAACGGATGAATTGAAGAAAGCTGAATTTATGTTAAATAAAATCGGTGAAGAATTCGATGGGATTATTAGCTCCGTTACGAATTTTGGCATATTTGTAGAGTTGCCTAATACAATTGAAGGACTCGTTCATGTCAGCTATATGACGGATGATTATTATCGCTATGATGAGCGTCATTATGCAATGATTGGTGAACGGACAGGAAATGTATATCGAATTGGGGACGAAATTACTGTTCGCGTTGTTAACGTCGATAAGGACGAACGTTCCATCGATTTTGAAATCGTCGGCATGAAAGGAACGAGACGAAAGCCAATCAAAAAAGACGCGCCAAAAGTTATTAAAAACGGCAAGAAACGTTCCAAAGAAGAGGAATGGTCTACTCGACCACCAAAGAAAGAAAAGAAAAAGAAGAAAAAGAAAAAGTTCTACGAAAATGTCCCTAAAAGTAAAAAGAGCCGTAAAAAAAGAAGGTAA